One genomic segment of Carassius carassius chromosome 21, fCarCar2.1, whole genome shotgun sequence includes these proteins:
- the LOC132098230 gene encoding GTPase IMAP family member 6-like: MTDPTQDDAMDTSAATDSGAHGQYDSETSENSRENIFPNMTVVLTGNSSSVQFGDGNILLGQNQQNIENVPISRIVPLQKKISEHHVSVINMIDLHETELYLDCVDQLIGQLVNENEIHAFIYVVRLGQLTDADKTGLDWLQRVFGDRVPQFVMILFTYEREEDTDTIIDDLKKNPVLEQVLKKCGGRYQNCNKMMDNQSEMRDLMKKIEHIFHENNQQRYTGEMFNTASIGRKELENSECDDKPRKKEDATTFETGEKHKLNTWTF; encoded by the exons ATGACAGATCCAACTCAAGATGATGCCATGGACACTTCTGCAGCGACAGACTCTGGAGCACATGGACAGTATGACTCTGAAACTTCAGAAAACAGCAGGG AGAACATATTTCCCAATATGACCGTTGTATTAACTGGAAATTCTTCATCAGTCCAGTTTGGAGATGGAAACATATTATTAGGACAAAACCaacaaaatattgaaaatgtgCCAATATCCAGAATTGTTCCTTTACAGAAGAAGATATCAGAACATCACGTCTCTGTGATCAACATGATTGACTTACATGAGACTGAACTTTACCTGGACTGTGTGGATCAGCTCATTGGTCAActagtaaatgaaaatgaaattcatGCCTTCATCTATGTTGTGCGACTGGGTCAGTTAACAGATGCTGATAAGACTGGTCTTGACTGGCTTCAGAGAGTGTTTGGTGACAGAGTTCCTCAGTTTGTGATGATTCTCTTCACGTATGAGAGAGAAGAAGACACTGACACTATAATAGATGATCTGAAGAAAAACCCTGTTCTGGAGCAGGTGTTAAAGAAATGTGGAGGAAGATATCagaactgcaacaagatgatggACAATCAATCAGAGATGAGAGACCTAATGAAAAAGATTGAGCATATTTTTCATGAGAATAATCAGCAACGCTACACTGGAGAGATGTTCAACACTGCATCAATAGGGAGAAAAGAGCTGGAAAACAGTGAATGTG ATGATAAACCCAGAAAAAAGGAGGACGCCACAACATTTGAGACTGGAGAAAAACACAAGTTAAACACCTGGACATTTTAA